Proteins encoded within one genomic window of Panacibacter microcysteis:
- a CDS encoding phosphatase PAP2 family protein has protein sequence MKQHLNRQNFFTAAVFSLVLALVLFFFSYNVGKDELFLVLNGDEGPLADTIFSMLTFGGDGIIWLPALLLTLFIIKRKDAFILLLSAFALSTIFIQGIKNFILPGEPRPTKAIADISLIHTVTGVDVHSIGSFPSGHTGTAFCIYFLLCLLIPKKWWIAVGFLYAAGVGYSRIYLAQHFPVDVAAGIVIAIISVWCSMLIQEQVWRSKAARTL, from the coding sequence ATGAAACAACACCTTAACCGGCAAAATTTTTTTACAGCAGCTGTTTTTTCACTCGTACTTGCACTGGTACTTTTTTTCTTTTCCTACAACGTGGGAAAGGATGAGTTGTTTCTTGTGCTTAACGGCGATGAAGGACCATTAGCTGATACGATATTTAGTATGCTTACATTTGGTGGTGACGGCATTATATGGCTGCCTGCGTTATTGCTCACGCTGTTTATCATTAAAAGAAAAGACGCTTTTATATTGCTGTTATCTGCATTTGCTTTATCTACCATATTTATACAGGGCATCAAAAACTTTATTCTTCCCGGTGAGCCAAGACCTACCAAGGCTATTGCAGACATCTCTCTTATACATACTGTAACAGGTGTTGATGTACATAGCATTGGCAGCTTTCCTTCCGGCCACACAGGTACTGCGTTTTGTATTTATTTTTTGCTTTGTTTACTCATTCCTAAAAAATGGTGGATTGCTGTGGGGTTTCTATATGCAGCAGGTGTTGGTTACTCACGCATTTATCTTGCCCAACATTTCCCGGTAGATGTTGCCGCCGGCATTGTGATCGCCATTATTTCAGTCTGGTGTAGTATGCTGATACAGGAACAAGTATGGCGCAGTAAAGCAGCCCGGACTCTTTAG
- a CDS encoding ArnT family glycosyltransferase: MINQSAYRPAYTYLLFFILLFVLLFRLGATPIYILDEAKNAQCAREMMLSKNWIVPTFNGELRTDKPPLHYFFMIAAYNIFGVSEFAARFFSVIMGVLTVFVTFYYTKRLYNRHVAFCTTLVLVASTHFLFEFRLSVPDPYLICFITLGLFSAFTWLQEGNARQLYVAAAALGLAILAKGPVALALPGLCILLWVLLSKKWGTIFTWHLIPAGMLLLAIAVPWYYAVDKATDGAWTKGFFIDNNLNRFSDPQEGHGGFFLVTLLFVLIGLLPFMSFIGEAIKQRRKVFQHPVTRFGALVTIIFVVFFSISSTRLPNYPMPCYPFAAVVLGSFLSRLLNRDIISKKYPVYILLVFTLALPVAAYFAIKAEGEAAQLATSLPFFILPAGLLMIPAVIAARWQQKTAFILLSFTVLNIGGLCFAYPALYNQNPVSKTIHLVKDAPNVYAYDIFNPGYRFYLDKNIPRAFDRGTILHWLDSTSNAIIITRTDYLDSLKGLPLKEIARHHDIFELPTTVILKHETTP, translated from the coding sequence TTGATCAATCAATCAGCATACAGACCGGCATATACGTATTTGCTTTTCTTTATACTCCTTTTCGTTTTGTTGTTCAGGTTAGGTGCAACACCTATTTACATCCTGGATGAAGCGAAAAATGCACAGTGCGCCCGGGAAATGATGCTATCGAAAAACTGGATAGTACCGACATTTAATGGTGAGCTGAGAACAGATAAACCTCCGCTGCATTATTTCTTTATGATTGCTGCTTACAACATTTTTGGTGTAAGTGAGTTTGCTGCCAGGTTCTTTTCGGTAATCATGGGTGTGCTTACCGTTTTTGTTACGTTCTATTATACCAAACGCTTATACAACCGCCACGTGGCATTTTGTACTACGCTTGTATTGGTAGCCAGCACACATTTCCTGTTCGAATTCAGGCTTAGTGTGCCCGACCCCTACCTGATCTGCTTTATAACGCTTGGGCTTTTTAGTGCGTTTACGTGGCTACAGGAAGGGAATGCACGGCAATTGTATGTAGCTGCCGCTGCACTCGGGTTAGCTATACTCGCAAAAGGACCTGTAGCACTTGCATTGCCAGGCCTCTGTATTTTATTATGGGTGCTATTGTCAAAGAAGTGGGGCACCATTTTTACCTGGCATCTTATACCGGCCGGTATGCTTTTACTGGCAATTGCAGTGCCGTGGTATTATGCTGTTGACAAAGCCACTGATGGCGCATGGACCAAAGGCTTTTTTATTGACAACAACCTAAACCGTTTTTCTGATCCGCAGGAAGGGCATGGCGGCTTTTTCCTGGTTACATTATTATTCGTGCTTATTGGCTTGCTGCCATTTATGTCTTTTATTGGCGAAGCCATTAAACAAAGACGAAAAGTATTTCAACACCCTGTAACAAGATTTGGTGCTCTTGTAACGATAATATTTGTTGTTTTCTTCAGTATCTCCAGCACCAGGCTGCCCAATTACCCCATGCCCTGTTATCCTTTTGCGGCGGTTGTGTTAGGCAGCTTTTTATCAAGGCTGCTAAACAGGGATATTATTTCCAAAAAGTACCCCGTATACATACTGTTGGTTTTTACGCTTGCGCTGCCTGTTGCGGCCTATTTTGCCATTAAGGCCGAAGGCGAAGCTGCACAGCTTGCTACGAGTCTTCCGTTCTTTATTTTGCCGGCGGGCCTGCTGATGATACCCGCCGTAATAGCGGCGAGGTGGCAACAAAAAACGGCATTCATACTCTTATCGTTTACCGTACTGAATATCGGGGGTTTGTGTTTTGCATACCCGGCATTATACAATCAGAACCCGGTGAGTAAAACAATCCATCTTGTGAAAGATGCGCCGAACGTGTACGCCTATGATATTTTTAACCCCGGCTACCGTTTTTATTTGGATAAAAATATTCCACGGGCGTTTGACAGGGGTACTATTTTGCACTGGCTGGACAGCACCTCTAATGCCATCATTATTACCAGGACAGATTACCTTGATTCACTGAAAGGTTTACCGCTAAAAGAGATTGCCAGACACCATGATATTTTTGAATTGCCTACAACAGTTATTCTAAAACATGAAACAACACCTTAA